Within Sorangiineae bacterium MSr11367, the genomic segment CGCGACGTACGTCCTTGCGGGCACGGCCGCCGAGCTGATCGGGCCCGTCGATCTGGTGGTGCACTGCGCCAGCGCACTGGGGCCGTTGCCCATGCCGCTGCTGCTGGACATGGCGTGCGAAGATCTGGCGAGCGTGCTCGAGACGAACTTGATTGGGCCGTTTCGTCTGACCAAGGCGCTCGTCGGCCCGATGGTCTTGCGCGGGGCCGGCGTTGTGTTGTTCATCAGCTCGGACGCGGCCGTGAATGGCTACCCCGGTTGGGGAGCGTACGGCGTGTCGAAGGCGGCGCAGGATCATCTGGCGCGTGTGTGGGCGGCGGAGCTCGCGGAGGCGGGGGTGCAGTTTCTGAGCATCGACCCCGGCGACATGAACACCAAGATGCACGCCGACGCGCTTCCGGATGCCGATCCGGCGACGTTGCTCGATCCCGCGGTGGTGGCAGCGCGCATCGGCACCATCCTGGAGCAGCGCGCGCGGATCCCCAGCGGGACGCGGCTCGAGGCCTCCAGCGCTGCGACGGAGGTGACCGCGTGAAGGCTGCGACGTTTCCGCGCGATCGCCCGCTCGAGGAGCGCCTCCTCCACGTCGACCCACGCGCGTGCACGGTGCGCGATGCGCGGGTAGGGGATCTGACGTCGCTGCTTCGCGCGGGCGATCTGCTGGTGGTCAACGACGCCGCGACCTTGCCCGCGGCGATCGCCGCGCGCACCGCCTCGGGCGCGCCGCTGGAGGTGCGGGTGCTCGCGCGGAACGGAGGTGGCGCGACGTGGCAAGCGGTTCTCTTCGGCCCGGGCGATTGGCGGACGAAGACCGAGGAGCGTCTGCTGCCACCCGAGGTGCGCGTCGGGGACCGTCTCGCGCTTGGCGCGCGCGCGGCGGTCGTCGAAGCGGTGGATGCGCAATCGCCGCGGCTCGTGACGCTGCGAACCGAGGCGACCGTGCAGGATCTCTATCGGATGGGGAAACCTGTGCAGTATGCATACATCGAGCGCGATCTCGCGCTCTGGCACGTGCAGACGGCGTACGCGTCACGGCCGTGGGCGGCGGAGATGCCCTCGGCCGGGCGTCCTCTCACGTGGGGGCTGCTGCTCGGGCTGCGCCGGCGCGGTGTGGCCCTGGCGTCGCTCACGCACGCGGCGGGGCTTTCGTCGACGGGGGATGCGGCGCTCGATGCGCGTCTCCCGCTGGCGGAGCGCTACGAGATCCCCGCCGAGACGGTGCGCGCGGTGGCGAAAACGCGAAGGGAAGGCGGACGCGTCGTGGCCGTGGGAACCACCGTGGTGCGCGCGCTCGAGGGGTGTGCCATCGTCCACGATGGCCTCGTCCCCGGCGCCGGGGAGACGAACTTGCGCATCGGCCCGGGCTTCCGTCCGCGCGTGACGGACGGCCTTCTCACCGGCGTCCACGATCCCGCGGCCAGCCATTTTTCATTGCTGCAGGCGTTTGCGCCGCAGGCCCTGCTCGAGCGCGCCTACGCCCACGCCGAACGGGAAGGGTACCTGGGGCACGAATTCGGTGATTCCTCGCTGATTCTACCGGCCTGAGCGTCGTACCCCCTTGCATCAGAAGCGAAAGTGAGGTTCTTTTCGCCCGCAACCATGGCGACGACCACGAAAGAATCCGCACCCCCCGTTCGCACCCTGGCCGATCTCCGCAAGGACGACGTGGTCGATGAAGACGGGGGCGAGTGGTCCGGCCCGAAGCTCGCCGTGCTCGGCGTCATCGCGCTCGGTCTCGCGCTCGTCTTCCTGTACACGATCAGCCCGTACAGCGGCATCATTCTTCCCTGAGAATCACCCTTCCGCTCTAGGGGAAGAACAGCACGGCCTTGTCGCCGCGCGCGACGATTTTCTTGTCGATGATCGACAGGACCGTGGCGCGCCGTGCCGCGACGCCCTTGAGGACCGCCGCCGAGAGCAGCGGCTCGCCCGACTCTTCGCCGAAGGCGCGTGGGAGGGCATCGCCTTCCAGTTTGCGGAGCGCTTCGACGAAGCTTCGTGAGAAGCGTTCGGTGCGCTCCAACAGGGCGGTCTGCTTGGCCAAGGGGCCCGGTGGTACCGGATCGAAGAACGCTCCGTCGTTGTCGATGAAGAGCAGATGCCCGCCTGGCCCGTTGGCCCCGAGGTTGGCGCCGCTCCAGCGATCCCAGTTGCCGGTGATGAGGTCGAACGCGATGAGCGTGGAGATGTCCCCCGCGACGATCCAATCTTTGTCGGGGATCTCCGCACCCGTGAAGAGCCAGGGCTCCCATTCGGCGCGGCTCTTTTCCGTCTCGACGGGGTAGAACTCGAGCTTCGCAATCCACGGAATGAGCGCACCGCGCACGGTGCCGTCGCTCTCGGCGATGGCCTCTTCGTCGAGCAGGCTCGCGTCCTTGCCCTTCGTCGCCTTGCTCAGATCCTTTTTGGCGATGCGGTACGGAAAGGCGAGTGGCACGTTGGGAAGTGCCAGCGCGCGCCCCAATCGATACGCGGCAATCTCGCCCTTGTAGCGAAGTTTTCCACGCTTCGAGCGCGGCTTCCATGCGCCGCGCTGGCCGTTGGAAAAGTCGACCTTGAACACGACGGACGTGTGCCCAAT encodes:
- a CDS encoding SDR family oxidoreductase, producing MEWSGRGVLVTGASRGLGEQLARWFAKRGARVGLVARGRDELERVKESIVAEGGTAVAIAADIGDKDATYVLAGTAAELIGPVDLVVHCASALGPLPMPLLLDMACEDLASVLETNLIGPFRLTKALVGPMVLRGAGVVLFISSDAAVNGYPGWGAYGVSKAAQDHLARVWAAELAEAGVQFLSIDPGDMNTKMHADALPDADPATLLDPAVVAARIGTILEQRARIPSGTRLEASSAATEVTA
- a CDS encoding S-adenosylmethionine:tRNA ribosyltransferase-isomerase yields the protein MKAATFPRDRPLEERLLHVDPRACTVRDARVGDLTSLLRAGDLLVVNDAATLPAAIAARTASGAPLEVRVLARNGGGATWQAVLFGPGDWRTKTEERLLPPEVRVGDRLALGARAAVVEAVDAQSPRLVTLRTEATVQDLYRMGKPVQYAYIERDLALWHVQTAYASRPWAAEMPSAGRPLTWGLLLGLRRRGVALASLTHAAGLSSTGDAALDARLPLAERYEIPAETVRAVAKTRREGGRVVAVGTTVVRALEGCAIVHDGLVPGAGETNLRIGPGFRPRVTDGLLTGVHDPAASHFSLLQAFAPQALLERAYAHAEREGYLGHEFGDSSLILPA